Below is a genomic region from Fusarium oxysporum Fo47 chromosome XI, complete sequence.
AACATATCCAAAACTTTGCTCGGAGACAACCTTCCCCAACCCGTCAATGCCTGGCTTGGAATTGACTATGCCGAGCAACCCGTAGGCGACAGACGCTTCCGTCCTCTCCAGTCCCAGCCCCAATCTCTCAAGGGCGTACAGAACGCTACAAAATACCGATCTGTTTGCTTGCAGGATCGCATGTATCCTAACCCAGACGAACAAGACGAAGCATGCTTGAACTTTAATGTCTTTCGAACCCCTGGTGTGCCGCTCAGCAAGAAACTACCAACGCTGGTCTGGATCCACGGTGGTGGTTTTGCATCGTTCTCAGGACGAGACTTTGATGGCGCTTCTTTcgttgcttcttctgctgatccggttgttgttgttacGTTCAACTATCGCCTCAATGCGTTTGGTTTCCTACCGAGCAAGCTCTTTGAGCGCGAGGGGCTCCTCAATCTTGGCTTGCAAGACCAgcgcttcttcttgcagTTCCTGCAGAAACACTTGAGCTCGTTTGGAGGAGACCCTCGACAAATCACACTTGGAGGCTTATCAGCTGGTGCACATTCAACGGCATTCCACTACTTCCATAACTATGGCTCTGATAAGAACAAGCCTCTTTTCGCGCGCGGCATCCTTCAATCTGGTTCAGCGACAGCTCGATCGTTCCCAGGTCCCGACTATCCCAGATACAAGAAAGACTTCGCAGGCCTGATGAAGTATATCAACTGCTCCACCGACGTTGACGACAAGGAGCAAATGGGTTGTCTGCGCAGTGCGTCTGCAGAAAAGATCAGGGAGTACTCGGCAAAGGCATATGAGGATGCTAAAGATCAACTGAACTGGCCTTGGCAGCCGTCAATTGGAGGCCCATTGATCGAGAAAGCGGGATCTAAGAGTGAAGAAGAGGGCACGTTCCACCATCTTCCCATCATCACGACCTATACCTCTGATGAAGGAAAATACTACACGCCCGGTGACCTGGAAACCAACGACGACTTTGTTCAATTTTGGCAACGAATCAGTCCTGGTCTCAACATCACTGATCTCGCTCTCATCAATGAGCTATACCCAGACCCCGTAGCATACCCCGACTCCCCATGGGCCGGATCTCCGAATAGCACTCAGTACAACCGCATCTCAGCTGCATGGTCCGACATGGCTTACATCTGCATGAGCCGCCACACAGCAGTCACTACATCGAGGGCAGGAGTTTCCACATGGAGTCTTCATTTCAACACTCCTGACTTTCCATTGGTTGCGCAGTCATGGAAGGGAATTCCTCACGCCTCTGATGCTGCATACATCTGGAATGACCCTCATGTTGCTTATCCTGAGACTGCGCGGATTTACTATCGGTATATCAACAGTTTTGTCTTGACGGGTGATCCTAATAAGATGAGATTGGATGGGACCGTGGAGTGGCCGCAGTATAAGGCGGGCGAAAATGGGAATGGGTATGCGAAACAGCTTCTCGTAAATCCTGGGAACTTTACTGTTGTGGAGGAGGACAGAGGTCGGGGAAGGCAGTGTGAGTTCTGGAATGATTCTGAAAGAGCTGGTCGCCTCTACAAGTAGACGTGGTATAAGGCAGAAAGTTCGTTGAGTTATCTCGGCGGTTAGTGTACTTCAAAAGGAATTGCAGCCAGGAGGCGAAGGGGGGGATTGAGTCTATGCCCTGTCTACCAGTACAAAGGACCCGTTGAAACCATCAAAGCACTATCATAAAGCTttcatcaaactcatcatacTGAATGCCCTTCCCAAGCGAGAATATTGCTTAGCTTCCGCCTCTTTCATCAACTCCAAAAGGCGGGCCCGTCGCCATAAATATACTCATACACTTCCTTGTCAAAGCAAGCATACCGACCAAAATCAGGCTGGTTCAACCTCACAGATAAACAGATTTTGATCCTCTTATCGACAGGCCTATGTCTCCAGCCTAGCTTATCTCTGATATCGGTTAGAATTCCAGCATGATTTCCTTGCCCGCTGAGGACCGACAGAAAGCTCAGTTCTATGGATTGAAGCGTCGATGAAAGCTTTGATAAGAAGCATATAAGATCATCCTGGGTTACTTGCATTTCAGAAAGTCCGAAACGCTTTAGACCACCGCTTGACCATTTGTTAATAGGGAAAATGTTCGTTAGGGAGACAAAATCTTTCATCCTACCGCTCTATGAGGCCGCATCCACAGGATAATTAGTTTGTAGAACGACCTCTTAGAGATCAGGAGCTTTGGCGACAGATTGGAGATTCTCCCGTTGCGATAGAAGTCCCAGCCCTCGGTATCGCAGTCGAAGAGATAATCGACCAGCAGAGAAAGGACAATGCGTCGAGAGCCGGGTCTCTGAACGATCCTACAAAGATTATCGTACTCTTCGTTTGGCTCCTCAAACACAAAGTGATTGAGTCCAGTGGGAAGCTTATTGTTGTCCAACACCAGCTCGGAGATCTGACAATTCTCAGCCTGGGCCAAGACCCGTGTAACGATACGGAACCCACGCCacttgttcttctcatcctcggTCTCCCAAGGGTTAGCTTCCTCAGCCAGATGTTCATTTTCAGCACATGGCCAACCTCGAGGGATCGGATACACAAAACCGCGAGGGAAACCTCTAACCATCGGTGTTTCATATAGCGGCGTGATTAAAACCCCATGCGTCGCTGGCGTAACGGTAACCTTTGTGAGCCGAGGGAATCTCTGCACTGCGTACCGAAGCGCAGCTTCGTCATCGCCTGACTCTAGGATGTCACTCTGCTCTTGGAGAAGACGGCTGTAATAGGCTAGTGACTCTCTTGAGGGCAAGAGATCATTCATTTGGCCTTTCATGTATTTCTCCCTCTCCTCTTTGGTTTTGTCCCTCAGACGCAACGTGCGATCAAACATACTGTCTCTACAAAGACGCACGAAATGCCTTGATATTCGTCCTTTCTCTTCGGAATCAGCATCCCGATCGGTTTCATATGAGCTGTAACCACAAGGAGCGTCGCCTTCCTTACTTGAAACAGGCTCCAAGACAGCATCATCCCACATGATCTCCTTGGCGCGATGTCGAAAGATGTCGTGATTGGCGACAGAGAACAAGACCTCTACATTACGCGGGCTAGCCGAGATAAAAACGCGGTCAAACCGCAAAAGTGACTTCTCTCTCCAATATCGGCAGGTCAAACGTAGACTTTTGATGTCGCGATTGGGAAGAAGCCTGCAGATGGCACCGATGAGCTCACTCGGTAGGGCTTGCAAGGCGATCGAGGTAGCCATGATATCAGAAGGGACCACGAGTCAGTATGTGAACAGAACAGGAAACGAAAAGCGTTACTGAAATCGATGAAGGGGGCCTTTCAGGCTGCCGTAATCGGGCCTCAAATAATTAGAGCCAACAACCAATGATCCACATGATACATGATCGCATTGCGAAGCATCAACCAACAGCAATTCAGTGCACCAATACTGTTTGGGCGTCAGAACATAACCCAATATGATTACTATTCTAAGCTAGAATTCACGGTAAGGTACTCCGTACCTGGTCAAAGCAGACGCTCTGATGTAACAGGCCAGCTGGTTTTCTTCAACTGTAATCGCGGCATTCGTCCACTGATTCATAAACTTGTTCTCAAACGGAGCCAATCCCACCCATCAAGTCATTCAAGATCCTCAAAGGACTGAGATAGGTCTTCTTATCACAGTTTGTTTGTTCTGAGTGTCATTGGGAAGATCGCTTTAGTTGAAACGACGACCCACTGTCTTTAAAACAGGGATATCCATGAGAACCCATGGTCCTCTGGTAATGCATGGCTGGAGTGCTCTGTTGCCTAATTCTTCCCTCTGACTTTTCTTTCCTTGACATCGACTGCATATTTCCTCAGTTGAAGCCATCTCTCCTCCAATTCTGCAATTGTGATTGAGTCAAGATGCCTACGAGGAATAACCAAGGTTCCGCAATTGGGCTCCGACGCCTACCAATTGAGTTGATCGGTGCAATTTTCAGCTTACTGCCGAATCGCGACATCAAAAACCTACGTCTAACTTGTAGCTCCTTGAAAGACTCTGCTCATCTTAAAATTACCAGTATCTTTATATCCCCAAGTCCACGCAATATCGACGTCCTCCTTGGTGTCGCCAATCATGATGTCTACCGCAAAGAGATTAAGGAAATCGTATGGGACGACTCTCCTCTGGAATCCATCGAGTGGAACACAGAACCCCATGTTGCCATGACACTGTCAACGAATGGTCTGAAGAGGACAACAGTGAGGATGACGCTTACGCAGAACCATACAGCCAAGAAAGTGAAGAAAAGTATGAGAGGTATGTGCGATGGTGCAGAGTGAGCATGATGCACCTGAAGAGTGCATTGGATGTGAAGAGAATGCTCTGGCGTAAGAGCGGGCAGGACAAACAGCCCGAGAGCACCCGCCTTGGCCGGAGGTCCTTTGCTGATTACAAGAGCCTTGTACAGCAACAGGAAGAAGTTCTCAAGAGTCAAGCTCATGAGAAAGCTTTCTTATATGCTCTGGAGCGTTTCCCGAACCTGACCACGATAAGTCACTCCAGCAGCACACGGCCAGCTCTACATGCCGCTGTATACAACGCCAATGATACGGGAACTTCCTTATGAATTCCCCTATCCGATTCCACGAGGATGGCCTTGTCCTGCCTAAAATACCTTTACccaagatgttgaagagaaaTGTGACGATTGGTGGCGTAGCTTCCGCTTCGTCATCATGGCCCTTGCTAATATGGATCAACATCGCATTTCTGAACTAGTTTTGGACAACCACTATCTCCCCACCGGGATAAACCCGTTTATCTTCACTAGTTGTGACGATGACTACAACAAACTCTGTAAAATTGTTGAAAAACCGGGCTTCAACCGTTTTGTTTTATCCCTGATAACTGGTTTGATAAGAGATGATGGTGAATACGAAGACTGGGGATTTTACCGAAATGGAAGTATCCGCAAATTCTTGGCCAAGGCATCCGACTTGGAGGAAATGGTCTTCAAAATAGACTACAACTTGAGGGATGGAAGCCTCGTCGGAATGAGAGACTACGTCTCACTCTTCGACCTCTTCCCTCTAGACGCATGGCCGAAACTGCGGCATTTCGGGCTCGTTGGGATGCAAGTCACTCAGGAGAATCTAATCTCATTCCTGAGGCAGTTACCATCAACGGTACGGTCCATCGATCTCAGCTTCCTTGCCATCCTCGAATGGAGGGCATGAGTGCATCTTAACAAGAACCGTCACAAAGGGCATATCTATTGATTAAACAGGCGCGATATTACAACTGGTTGGCACAGTTTAGAGGGTTTCCGCTGGAGCTGATGACCAGAACTATTCTGAGCCATCAGGCAAACACAGAAGAGTTATATGGTACTTTTTGCATTTCTTCTTGTATTCAATGACTGCTCTTCTGAGGGTTGCGAATAAACATCCCGAGAGGGATGATACGCACTGATAAGTATGTCACCATACAAATGCGGTTGAACGAAGTTGGCTGTCCCGAAGTGACATGTAAAATTCTTCAATTCCAAGAATACAAGCTCACCAAGGTCTCGCAAAGCATAGGGCAGATTCCAGGACGTTTTTTCGCCAGTGTTTCTCGCCTCTCGACCGGATCTGCATCATCAGGGCTGAGTGATAAAATTGGTCTGGAAGTGCACGATGAATTCAGCTGCAGCAGTATTCCATCGATCAAAAATGGTAAGTGTACGTTTTGTTTAATCAAGATTATATCAATTTGTTTCTGATAAAGACGCCATGTGGCTAATGGAGGGAGATTGTAAGTTGCTGGATGACAGGATGTTAAGTCCCCAACATGAGAGAAACTGGGAAATCACAAACACCACATCAATCAGGAGTGTATTGTGTTATTCACTACTAGTAGATTATGAACTTGAACAGGACTTAATTAATTGTACTACGGGATACAAAAGATAGGCAAAACCTTCATTCTCCTGATCTGATTTCTGTTCTGGCGCATGATATATCTTCAGAATGTCATAAGCGGACCACAAAACTGGCATCTTTTGATTCGAAACTTTAGTCTGGCTCCCAGTGTAGCCTCTCGCAACTGGCCTGTGTAGCGTCGCAAGAATGATGTGTCAGTGCTTAGCAGTGATTCATTCACTCACTTCGTTATGGTGCAGCTACTCGAGCTCTAGACATAAAGATAGAGACGACTTTTCtttaagcttcttctcttcaatcCATCCCACCTTTCCTGCTCCCTTTCATTTCACGCCCCAATATCTCATTATCTCATCATTTCACTCATTCATCCACTCATCCACTCATCCACTCATCCAATCGTCCTTTTattttgtctttgtcttctttcatcatctctcGCTCTCATACTTCCTCCTTCATTCCATTCTGAACCTgcatccttcttcatccagcatcttcatcaatcCCACCGTCTCTTGAAGCATTTATTAGGCTTCATTTCAAGCACATTATTACACTCGTATCATATCAAATCATGGCACCCTCCAATCCCAACGCCGCCCTTGACCGAATGCCGGTGGAACTCCTCCTAATCACTGGAGAGGACCTTGACCAGCAGTCCATGAAGGCTTTGACTCTGGTCTCTAAGAGACTTCGACTCAAACTCCTTCCCTATTATCCGATGaaagtcactttcactgGCGATGTTTCTGAGATTGCCGCAAGACTGGCGCTCCTGATGGAGGAACACCCGGATTCTCCATCCGGGTCTATGTACCAATACGTCAAGTGAGTTCCTCTCTGTCCATGGATGCTTCTCTTTCATTAACGAAACATTTGCAGACACGCTTGCTTCAATTTGGAACCATCCAAATTGATTCCCCAGTCTCACCCAatcaatgaccttgtcgGAGACTTCTGCCGCCAGCCCACGAGACTCAAGAAGGTCACGATATTTTCCTACGATATCTACAAAGTACTGGTAACCCAAGCTCCTCAGCTGAAGCGGCTTGCAGTCATGGGTTTTGAGGGGATGCCCAGAATCGGGCCAAACCCACGATTGACCACGAGGATTCTGGATGATATCCGCCACAACTTCCAGCAGATGGAGACCTTGGTTCTTGGCGAGTTTCTCAACCCTAAGTTCCCTTGGGGTCAGCAACAATTCCGAACCATGAAAGATCGGGCTGAGCTGGTGAGTGGCCTACACTATCCTTGGGATATCCTGGTCATTTCTTAACTGACATAAACTCACAGAACATCATGGTTGTGAAGGTCAGCATGGCCTTGAACTCCATGCCACAGCTGACCCGATTTGCTTTCGTGCTCACTGACGAGACGATCGGAGAACGCGTCGGCACCCCTGAGGAGTGGTTTTACCCATGGTATAGGGGCCAATACGACACCAAGGAAGAGTGGTATTCCCATCTCGTGCGCGCCATTCTCGGTGTTGTTCCCGGGCTTCAGCAGCTTTGCGTCAGAGCTCGGCGTTCAGTCTACTGTCGGGGCACCAGAATCCCTGCGGATTCAAATCTGACTATCACGTGGAAGACCGATCAGGAAGAAACGACTGACGAATTTGACAACTTCTTCGTTTAGGCATCGTCCTTTTCGGGAGAGTCAGTCTTGTCAGGGCATCAGAGTTCCTAGGGATTCAGATCTGACTATCATCTGAAAGGCTGATCAAGTAGAAACGGCGGCTGACAAatttgacaacctcttcattTACACATGGTCCAAACACACCAATGCATCCTTTTCGGGAAAAACATATATATCGCGTCATACTCAGTCGCCCAGCGGAATCGAATTATCTCTTTCATTGCTATGGTTCTTATCTCAACGACCCCAGGGGTGTATTCTCAACGGTCTCTAGGGCTGGTGGCCAATCGTAACGGTGGCCGATATCGCGGCAGCCTGGAGGTGGATGATCCATGATGCACCGTGCACAATTGCAGTGTGCTTTTATTTTTGGGGGGCGTTACGAGGGAAATTGATATTTTGAGGGGATTTATCGGTGCATCGTGAAGTTGGACTCGAGAAATACGTGCGAGGGAGTCATTTCTTTTATGAAGGCCAGGATTTGGTCTGATTTCAGACAGATTGCCATTATTAGGGACAAAGGGTTTCGTAGGTTTTTATTGCTTATTACATAGTTTTAGACAGAATGTACAAAATTTGCTATACTTGATTCGTAAATGTGATAAACCTTCACACATCTGTGCATGCGGACACTGTCGGCAAAGGGGGACTGACTCCTGAGCACGGTACACAATGGCCATTGGACTGCGGGGTTGAGTAAAACGATGGATGATCCACGAGGTGaggtctcaactgcaatTAAGACGTCTGTGCACGATGCAAGCATCGACTGTCAGATTTATCGACTCAAAACAACGCTCTCAAAACACACTCCAGGCAACATACCAGATGGACGATCCACGTCGAACGCTTAAACATGCGAAGATGTCAGATTTTATTGCCAAATTGGTATACACACTCGATTCAATCGCCTCTTAATTGTTCAGGGTTTGCGGCGCGCATGAGGTATCTGGACTGAGGAGGTACGTGAACAGAGAGTCATTTGCGTTTATCGAGGACAAGATTTGGTACCATGTTGGATATTGGTTTTAAC
It encodes:
- a CDS encoding Alpha/Beta hydrolase protein, producing the protein MYSLMSPAVLLGSLFFSFLAAANSSIPQVTLQGYGSFAGTNISKTLLGDNLPQPVNAWLGIDYAEQPVGDRRFRPLQSQPQSLKGVQNATKYRSVCLQDRMYPNPDEQDEACLNFNVFRTPGVPLSKKLPTLVWIHGGGFASFSGRDFDGASFVASSADPVVVVTFNYRLNAFGFLPSKLFEREGLLNLGLQDQRFFLQFLQKHLSSFGGDPRQITLGGLSAGAHSTAFHYFHNYGSDKNKPLFARGILQSGSATARSFPGPDYPRYKKDFAGLMKYINCSTDVDDKEQMGCLRSASAEKIREYSAKAYEDAKDQLNWPWQPSIGGPLIEKAGSKSEEEGTFHHLPIITTYTSDEGKYYTPGDLETNDDFVQFWQRISPGLNITDLALINELYPDPVAYPDSPWAGSPNSTQYNRISAAWSDMAYICMSRHTAVTTSRAGVSTWSLHFNTPDFPLVAQSWKGIPHASDAAYIWNDPHVAYPETARIYYRYINSFVLTGDPNKMRLDGTVEWPQYKAGENGNGYAKQLLVNPGNFTVVEEDRGRGRQCEFWNDSERAGRLYK